In Mercenaria mercenaria strain notata chromosome 14, MADL_Memer_1, whole genome shotgun sequence, the following are encoded in one genomic region:
- the LOC123526980 gene encoding uncharacterized protein LOC123526980 has protein sequence MITIKRDQSSLTFSRSFKIISGIKMVDTKCTYFIPFVSSLITLVLVGAADIPYNVQINFTDLEIYIEKLVDDQVEKRLASQEFVRRDDVDALIATKLATREFVLREEMEATIAKKLKVQELVLLEKLKAEFVEEFAPIDLYQNIENETGTENDLNSKFIRRKETKSEFAVRDSGRKDLMQEQIEKELTIRKTKQRIKVETKRRNKRDPSVENEYSKELFTDETIEKQEGRQNFAENKIMENSNRDTITREIRSTVYNNDRNFKRLSLNVGHQVGFTACVSSDVVTLGDKHTIIFDKVISNIGGAYHYHIGILIAPVKGMYVLHLSATSSPNRAQQLAFIKDGVEIGTVFPNAVGTNTYQTAGCHWVIELEQGSEVWIQTKGAGQMFGQCFTVFSGFLLNEMD, from the exons ATGATCACAATAAAACGTGATCAAAGTAGCCTTACTTTTTCTAGGTCATTCAAAATAATATCAGGAATAAAAATGGTCGACACAAAATGTACGTATTTCATTCCTTTTGTATCTTCGCTAATAACTTTAGTGTTAGTTGGTGCCGCTGATATTCCATACAATGTGCAGATAAATTTTACGGATCTTGAAATCTATATAGAAAAACTAGTTGATGACCAAGTTGAAAAGAGACTGGCAAGTCAAGAGTTTGTTCGCCGAGATGATGTAGACGCATTAATTGCAACTAAACTGGCCACGCGAGAATTTGTTCTACGGGAGGAAATGGAAGCTACCATTGCAAAGAAACTAAAGGTCCAAGAACTGGTTCTTCTTGAGAAGCTGAAAGCGGAATTTGTTGAGGAATTTGCACCTATAGATTTGtatcaaaatatagaaaatgaaaccggaactgaaaatgatttaaacaGTAAGTTTATTCGTAGAAAGGAAACGAAATCAGAGTTTGCAGTTCGAGACTCGGGTAGAAAAGATCTAATGCAAGAACAGATTGAAAAAGAACTCACAATCCGAAAAACAAAGCAAAGAATCAAAGTTGAGACTAAACGAAGAAACAAAAGAGACCCGAGCGTTGAAAACGAGTATAGTAAAGAGTTATTTACGGACGAAACGATAGAAAAGCAGGAAGGAAGGCAGAACTTTGCCGAAAACAAGATAATG GAgaacagtaacagagatactaTAACGAGAGAGATAAGATCTACGGTGTACAACAATGACCGAAATTTCAAGAGGTTATCGCTAAATG TGGGACACCAAGTTGGTTTCACTGCTTGTGTTTCTAGTGATGTAGTCACTCTTGGGGACAAGCATACGATTATCTTCGACAAAGTCATCTCTAACATAGGAGGTGCATATCATTACCACATCGGCATACTGATAGCTCCAGTAAAGGGAATGTATGTCTTGCATTTGTCGGCAACGTCTAGTCCAAACAGAGCTCAACAGTTGGCTTTCATCAAAGATGGTGTTGAGATAGGTACGGTATTTCCGAACGCGGTCGGTACGAATACTTACCAGACAGCCGGGTGTCACTGGGTCATTGAACTGGAACAGGGATCTGAAGTATGGATTCAAACAAAAGGGGCTGGTCAAATGTTTGGACAATGTTTTACAGTATTTTCAGGCTTCTTGTTAAATGAAATGGATTAA